One Synechococcus sp. JA-2-3B'a(2-13) genomic window carries:
- a CDS encoding RrF2 family transcriptional regulator translates to MELSCKSEYALLALLELAQHYSDGQVLQIKEIAAHQSIPDRYLEQLLATLRRQGLVRSQRGSKGGYFLARAPWQISLLDVIQAIEGEDLSRSRDLPSGDLTPEREVLLKAWQDAQAAAVAILQKTTLQDLCDRQAQQQQARLMYYI, encoded by the coding sequence TTGGAACTGTCTTGCAAAAGTGAATATGCTCTCCTGGCCCTTCTGGAATTGGCCCAGCACTACAGCGATGGCCAGGTGCTGCAGATCAAAGAAATTGCGGCCCATCAGTCCATACCCGACCGCTACTTGGAGCAATTGCTGGCCACCTTGCGCAGACAGGGGTTGGTGCGCAGCCAACGGGGATCCAAGGGAGGCTACTTCCTGGCCCGAGCACCCTGGCAGATCTCGCTGCTGGATGTTATCCAGGCCATCGAGGGGGAAGATCTCAGCCGCTCCCGCGACTTGCCCTCGGGCGATCTCACCCCAGAGCGGGAAGTGCTCCTGAAGGCCTGGCAAGATGCCCAAGCTGCGGCGGTAGCCATTCTCCAGAAGACCACCCTACAAGACCTCTGCGACCGGCAGGCACAACAGCAACAAGCTCGGCTCATGTACTACATCTAG
- a CDS encoding Uma2 family endonuclease encodes MLSTPELSISGQKLTPEQFLALPEGDIVYELVDGRALSKNEPMSPKRFHARLQPVLWQILEDWCSSPECPKPGSAHTEWAVVLTRKAEPWIPVPDVTYISNERLPVEAMTDEACFAIPELVIEILSPGQSFGAIAQKATDYLEAGIPRVWVVDPQAKSITVFYPDAPPRTFTGSQAIQDDFLPGLKVIPQDVFAQARIP; translated from the coding sequence ATGCTATCGACTCCAGAGTTGTCCATTTCAGGTCAAAAGCTAACTCCCGAACAGTTTCTGGCCTTGCCGGAGGGGGATATTGTCTATGAGCTAGTCGATGGGCGGGCCCTCTCCAAAAACGAACCCATGTCGCCAAAACGCTTCCATGCTCGTCTCCAACCGGTGTTGTGGCAAATTTTGGAGGACTGGTGCTCTAGCCCTGAGTGTCCTAAGCCTGGGTCAGCACATACTGAGTGGGCAGTTGTTTTAACACGAAAGGCAGAGCCCTGGATCCCAGTTCCTGATGTTACTTACATCTCTAACGAGCGGTTGCCGGTTGAGGCCATGACCGATGAAGCTTGTTTTGCCATTCCCGAGTTGGTGATCGAGATCCTTTCTCCTGGCCAGAGTTTTGGAGCCATAGCCCAGAAGGCAACCGATTATCTAGAAGCTGGGATCCCCCGCGTTTGGGTTGTGGATCCCCAAGCCAAGAGCATCACCGTCTTCTATCCCGATGCCCCGCCGCGCACCTTTACGGGATCCCAAGCCATTCAAGATGATTTCCTGCCGGGTCTAAAGGTGATCCCTCAAGATGTATTCGCTCAAGCCCGGATCCCTTAG
- a CDS encoding AAA family ATPase gives MASVSTRSGSARIPAERLQTLHQQIGKLIANIESVFQGKSQVVQAVVTALVAEGHVLLEDVPGVGKTTLARAIAQSLGAKFQRIQFTSDLLPTDILGLTLFNKEKGDFEFRPGPIFAHVVLADEINRTSPRTQSALLEAMAEKQVSLDDRTYPLPSPFMVLATQNPLEYHGTYPLPESQLDRFLVRLSIGYPSPEVERALLLQRQQAEPVDALQPVLSLMELREIQSAVDQVYLDGSLADYLLQVVQATRVSKLLRAGVSTRGALALARAARAQALVKGRSFCLPEDLQALFVPVLTHRVSLAGSGEMAGNRRQEAEAVIRDIVSTIEPPV, from the coding sequence ATGGCGAGTGTCAGCACCCGGTCTGGTTCAGCACGGATCCCAGCGGAGCGATTACAAACCTTGCACCAACAGATTGGCAAGCTGATTGCCAATATCGAATCCGTGTTTCAGGGCAAATCGCAGGTGGTGCAGGCGGTGGTCACGGCCTTGGTTGCGGAAGGTCATGTTTTGCTTGAAGATGTGCCCGGTGTAGGCAAGACCACTTTGGCGCGGGCTATTGCCCAGAGTTTGGGGGCCAAGTTTCAGCGGATTCAATTTACCAGCGACCTATTGCCGACAGATATCCTTGGCCTCACCCTTTTCAACAAAGAAAAAGGGGATTTTGAATTTCGTCCCGGCCCCATTTTTGCCCACGTGGTCTTGGCGGATGAAATCAACCGCACCTCGCCCCGCACCCAGAGTGCTCTGCTCGAGGCAATGGCGGAAAAGCAGGTTTCGCTGGACGATCGCACCTACCCGCTGCCCAGCCCATTTATGGTGTTGGCCACCCAAAATCCTTTGGAGTACCACGGCACCTATCCCCTCCCAGAAAGCCAGTTGGATCGGTTTTTGGTACGGCTGTCGATTGGCTACCCCAGCCCTGAGGTAGAGCGAGCTTTACTCTTGCAACGGCAACAGGCCGAGCCGGTGGATGCTCTGCAGCCGGTTCTCTCCCTGATGGAGTTGCGAGAGATTCAGTCGGCGGTGGATCAGGTGTATTTGGATGGATCCCTGGCGGACTATCTTCTGCAGGTGGTGCAGGCCACCCGCGTGTCCAAGCTGCTGCGGGCGGGGGTATCCACCCGTGGAGCCCTGGCCTTGGCGCGGGCAGCACGGGCTCAGGCGCTGGTGAAAGGGCGCAGCTTTTGTCTACCAGAAGATCTGCAAGCACTGTTCGTGCCGGTACTGACCCATCGGGTTTCTCTGGCCGGGTCGGGAGAGATGGCCGGCAACCGACGGCAAGAGGCTGAGGCGGTGATTCGGGATATTGTCTCCACAATTGAGCCGCCTGTTTGA
- a CDS encoding NAD-dependent epimerase/dehydratase family protein — protein sequence MRNLFLTGASGCLGHYVLERLAQQRDPEFPERPAYHLYVLIRETSRLRLPLERLPAPITLVPGDLLRIREQAALLRQMDGLIHMAAAWGDPALAWAVNVTHTLELFQLLDPERCQQVIYFSTASLLNQDLEPLAIAGRAGTDYIRSKYEMLLRRQESGFWPERLLTLYPTLLFGGSPHHPYSHITAGLKDVLRWLDLIRFLRVDASFHFIHAADVAEMVAHWVAHPPGAGDWVLGNSPLSLDECVEQVCAYFKKRIYFRVPLPLALVRGLAFLFRVRLSEWDEYCLRQRHFVYPAISPETLGLRCRFPTLASLLDTYL from the coding sequence TTGCGAAACCTGTTTCTTACCGGCGCTAGCGGCTGCCTGGGGCACTATGTGTTGGAGCGCCTGGCCCAGCAAAGGGATCCCGAGTTTCCGGAGCGGCCCGCCTACCACCTGTACGTTCTCATCCGCGAGACCAGCCGCCTACGGCTGCCCCTGGAACGGCTGCCCGCCCCTATCACCCTAGTACCCGGCGATCTCCTGCGCATCCGGGAACAGGCTGCCCTGCTACGGCAGATGGACGGGCTGATCCACATGGCGGCAGCTTGGGGGGATCCCGCCCTGGCTTGGGCCGTGAATGTTACCCACACCCTGGAGCTCTTTCAGTTGTTGGATCCGGAGCGCTGTCAGCAGGTGATCTACTTTTCCACGGCCAGCCTTTTGAACCAGGACCTGGAGCCTTTGGCCATTGCCGGACGGGCCGGCACCGACTACATCCGCAGCAAGTACGAGATGCTGCTGCGGCGGCAGGAAAGCGGCTTCTGGCCGGAGCGCCTGCTCACCCTTTATCCCACCCTGCTCTTTGGCGGCAGCCCCCACCACCCCTACTCCCACATCACTGCCGGCCTCAAGGACGTTCTCCGCTGGCTGGATCTGATCCGCTTTTTGCGGGTGGATGCCAGCTTCCACTTTATCCACGCTGCCGATGTGGCCGAGATGGTCGCCCACTGGGTGGCTCATCCCCCAGGCGCAGGAGATTGGGTGTTGGGCAACTCCCCCTTGTCTTTGGATGAGTGCGTGGAACAGGTGTGTGCCTATTTCAAAAAGCGGATTTATTTCCGCGTGCCCCTGCCTTTGGCTTTGGTTCGCGGCTTGGCCTTCTTGTTTCGGGTGCGGCTTTCCGAGTGGGATGAATATTGTCTGCGCCAGCGCCATTTTGTTTACCCGGCCATTTCCCCAGAAACCCTGGGTTTGCGCTGCCGGTTTCCCACTTTGGCCTCTCTTTTGGATACCTACCTCTAG
- the csx2 gene encoding TIGR02221 family CRISPR-associated protein, whose amino-acid sequence MANTLLTTLGTSPYSETVYVFGERKADRTRYVAKALCQLFDIERVIVLLTQEAHDTHWKHLQDCLPPHVEKIAKAIPEGKTEAETWEIFDVLVDSIEPHTRLVFDITHAFRSIPVLVLLGAALLRKAKNVEIQGLYYGLYRSGQAETPIIDLTPALRLLDWLTATDKFISTGSALELGQLLDTVQRDFYRRQKSGKGDPRPTRLQSFGRAIRNVSRSLELVRPVNLLKEDLPNLQKHSTADLEQEVGQFAKPFGLLLRSIQDSYSQLALPADRASDPKAQVQKQFQLLRWYVEKRLITQALLLAREWVVSALCLCEGIQNYLEREERQGIEHQLASLIPREDQPLGDPPATGESGRSLIPREDQPQALPPITAHVPDAKQLADLWSRLSQYRNDVAHVQMNPDPLNSEALESFVLQDLLPGLEELFPKLTWAEGKLEGDLSTSP is encoded by the coding sequence ATGGCTAATACCCTTTTGACCACTCTAGGCACCAGCCCCTACAGCGAGACGGTGTATGTTTTTGGGGAGCGGAAAGCCGATAGAACCCGTTATGTTGCCAAAGCCCTCTGTCAGCTCTTTGACATCGAGAGGGTGATTGTGCTGCTAACCCAAGAAGCACATGACACCCATTGGAAGCATCTACAGGACTGCCTACCCCCCCACGTGGAGAAAATTGCCAAGGCCATTCCTGAAGGGAAAACCGAGGCAGAGACCTGGGAGATCTTCGATGTGCTGGTCGATAGCATCGAGCCCCATACGCGGCTGGTTTTCGATATCACCCACGCCTTTCGCTCCATCCCCGTGCTGGTGCTCTTGGGAGCTGCCCTTTTGCGCAAGGCCAAAAATGTAGAGATTCAGGGTCTCTACTATGGTCTGTACCGCTCTGGCCAAGCGGAAACCCCCATTATCGATCTCACCCCCGCCCTTCGTCTTTTGGATTGGCTGACGGCTACCGACAAATTCATCAGCACCGGCTCGGCGCTGGAGTTGGGTCAACTTTTGGATACGGTTCAACGGGACTTTTACCGCCGACAAAAGTCTGGCAAAGGGGATCCCAGACCTACTCGGCTGCAAAGCTTTGGCCGAGCCATCCGCAATGTTTCCCGCTCTCTTGAACTGGTAAGACCTGTCAATCTCCTAAAAGAGGACTTGCCCAATTTGCAAAAGCACTCCACCGCGGATCTGGAGCAAGAGGTGGGTCAATTTGCCAAGCCTTTTGGCCTGCTGCTGCGAAGCATTCAGGATAGCTACAGCCAACTGGCTCTACCCGCGGACAGGGCTTCGGATCCCAAAGCCCAAGTTCAAAAGCAATTTCAACTGCTGCGCTGGTATGTAGAAAAGCGCCTCATCACCCAAGCTCTTCTACTGGCCCGGGAGTGGGTGGTCTCCGCCCTTTGCCTCTGTGAGGGGATCCAAAACTACCTCGAACGAGAAGAGCGGCAGGGAATTGAACACCAGTTGGCATCCCTCATTCCACGAGAAGACCAGCCCCTTGGAGATCCCCCTGCGACTGGCGAATCGGGCCGATCCCTCATCCCACGGGAAGACCAGCCCCAGGCGCTTCCTCCTATTACCGCCCATGTGCCCGACGCCAAGCAGCTTGCCGATCTCTGGTCTCGCCTCAGCCAGTACCGCAACGATGTTGCCCATGTGCAGATGAATCCAGACCCTTTGAACAGCGAAGCTCTAGAAAGCTTTGTTTTGCAAGACCTGCTGCCTGGCCTGGAAGAGCTGTTTCCCAAATTGACCTGGGCAGAAGGGAAGTTGGAAGGGGATCTTTCCACTTCTCCGTAG
- a CDS encoding ABC transporter permease, protein MAVTSSPPSRSRAFGLWPPLALVLQRLTQAVPVLLLITVLSFLLLQLAPGDFLDPLRADPSVSQEFIAQEEARLGLDKPLVWQYLTWLGNLLQGDFGVSYTYRVPVAQLILSRAGATLLLAVSSVVLTWLVAIPLGILGALRQNTPLDRALQLLSYLGQAMPSFVLAILLLIVAQNVSWLPVGGMTSVYFAELSLGEKLLDLGRHLLLPTLALSITSFAGLQRITRGNFLDVLRQEYIQAARARGIPEWRVIWLHALRNAVNPLITILGFEFANLLSGSFIAEFFFNWPGLGKLLLEAVQSFDINVVMAGLLLGAVMLILGNLLADLLLMWVDPRIRPDSLL, encoded by the coding sequence GTGGCTGTAACCTCTTCTCCGCCTTCCCGTTCCCGCGCTTTTGGCCTTTGGCCGCCGCTGGCCTTGGTTTTGCAGCGGCTGACCCAAGCGGTGCCGGTGCTGCTGTTGATCACGGTGCTCAGCTTTTTGCTCTTGCAGCTGGCCCCCGGAGATTTTTTGGATCCCTTGCGGGCGGATCCCAGTGTCAGCCAGGAGTTTATTGCCCAAGAGGAAGCGCGGCTGGGGTTGGATAAGCCCTTGGTTTGGCAGTATTTGACCTGGCTGGGCAACCTGCTGCAAGGGGATTTCGGGGTGAGCTACACCTATCGCGTGCCGGTAGCACAGCTCATCCTCTCCCGCGCCGGCGCTACCTTGCTGTTGGCGGTGTCCTCTGTGGTGCTGACTTGGCTGGTCGCCATTCCCCTAGGGATCCTGGGGGCGCTGCGGCAGAACACCCCCCTGGATCGGGCGTTGCAGTTGCTCAGCTACCTGGGCCAGGCCATGCCCAGCTTCGTGCTGGCCATTTTGCTGCTAATTGTGGCCCAAAACGTGAGCTGGCTGCCGGTAGGGGGGATGACCAGTGTTTATTTTGCCGAGCTTAGTTTGGGGGAAAAGTTGCTGGATCTGGGCCGCCACCTGCTCCTGCCCACGCTGGCCCTGAGCATCACCAGCTTTGCCGGGCTGCAGCGGATTACGCGCGGCAATTTCTTGGATGTGCTGCGGCAGGAATACATCCAGGCGGCGCGGGCCCGTGGGATCCCAGAGTGGCGGGTGATCTGGTTGCACGCGCTGCGCAACGCCGTCAACCCCTTGATCACGATCTTGGGCTTTGAGTTTGCCAATCTGCTCAGCGGCTCTTTTATTGCCGAGTTTTTCTTCAATTGGCCGGGGCTGGGCAAGCTGCTCTTGGAGGCTGTTCAAAGTTTCGACATCAATGTGGTGATGGCGGGGCTTCTGCTGGGGGCCGTGATGCTCATTCTGGGCAATTTGTTGGCCGATTTGCTCCTGATGTGGGTGGATCCCCGGATCCGACCCGACTCACTGCTGTAG
- a CDS encoding formylmethanofuran dehydrogenase subunit E family protein, translated as MLIALQLTLGAPATAHPVTSSATDSTAAAIQRVTEIHGGAGPWAVVGYRMGMRALQELGLMSPTPHTSRNRFLVEVIHESPAEIPFVCIVDGLHAATGASLGKLNLKLVEVESLEKMRSVVIHRETGKRVEFQVLPEFIDKYQNLPSEQLAAAGQEVLQLADEKLFRLAISP; from the coding sequence TTGCTGATTGCACTTCAGCTAACTCTGGGAGCGCCGGCGACAGCTCATCCGGTCACCAGTTCTGCAACGGACTCGACGGCGGCGGCCATTCAGCGAGTAACGGAAATTCATGGCGGAGCTGGGCCTTGGGCCGTGGTCGGCTATCGCATGGGGATGCGCGCTCTGCAGGAGCTGGGCTTGATGAGTCCAACTCCCCACACTTCTAGGAACCGTTTTCTGGTGGAGGTCATTCACGAGTCGCCGGCAGAGATCCCGTTCGTGTGCATTGTGGATGGCTTGCATGCTGCAACAGGGGCCAGTTTGGGCAAGTTGAACTTGAAGCTGGTGGAGGTCGAATCTCTTGAAAAAATGCGCAGCGTGGTCATCCACCGAGAGACCGGCAAGCGGGTGGAGTTTCAAGTTTTGCCCGAGTTTATTGACAAATACCAGAACTTGCCCTCGGAACAACTGGCGGCTGCAGGGCAGGAAGTTCTTCAACTGGCCGATGAGAAGCTTTTCCGTCTCGCCATTAGCCCATAG
- a CDS encoding S1 RNA-binding domain-containing protein yields the protein MTVRSSRSQAADTFSAEDFAQALDKQNLSFQPGQVVQGRIFQHQNDGALVDIGGKSPAFLPLKEAGIRPGEDLSALFPLKTEAEFLILREDAEGQIVLSARRLRLKRLWEELAQKQANGQTVTVPVIATNKGGVVVDVQGLRGFIPRSHLSQREGLEELVGQSLTASFIEVNPEANKLVLSQRAAVKSENLSRYTSGQVVEGKVSGLKPFGVFVDLEEGVTGLLHIKQVSQSFVASLPDLFKPGQRIKAVVIDVDEAKGRMALSLRVLEKHPGEVLEQLDRVMEEAEERAGKLKGRITSDGQVI from the coding sequence ATGACCGTTCGCTCTTCTCGCTCTCAGGCTGCCGATACGTTTTCCGCGGAAGATTTTGCCCAGGCTTTAGACAAGCAAAACCTCAGCTTTCAACCGGGGCAGGTGGTGCAAGGCCGCATCTTCCAACATCAGAACGATGGCGCTCTGGTGGATATTGGCGGCAAATCCCCGGCCTTTTTGCCCCTCAAGGAAGCAGGGATCCGCCCAGGGGAAGATTTGAGTGCGCTCTTTCCTTTAAAGACAGAAGCCGAGTTTCTCATCCTGCGGGAAGATGCAGAAGGACAAATTGTGCTCTCGGCGCGGCGGCTGAGGCTGAAGCGGCTTTGGGAAGAGCTGGCCCAGAAGCAAGCCAACGGCCAGACGGTAACCGTTCCAGTGATCGCCACCAACAAAGGGGGGGTGGTGGTGGATGTGCAGGGGCTGCGCGGCTTCATTCCCCGCTCCCACCTCAGCCAACGGGAAGGTCTGGAGGAGTTGGTGGGGCAATCCTTGACAGCAAGCTTTATCGAGGTGAACCCAGAAGCCAACAAGCTGGTGCTCTCCCAAAGGGCGGCTGTAAAGTCCGAGAACCTGAGCCGCTACACCAGTGGCCAAGTGGTGGAAGGCAAAGTCAGCGGACTAAAACCCTTCGGTGTGTTTGTGGACTTGGAAGAAGGGGTAACCGGGCTGTTGCACATCAAGCAGGTCAGCCAAAGTTTTGTAGCCTCGCTACCGGATTTGTTCAAACCAGGCCAACGCATCAAAGCTGTTGTCATCGATGTAGATGAGGCCAAGGGACGGATGGCCCTCTCCCTGCGGGTGCTGGAAAAGCATCCGGGCGAGGTGCTGGAGCAGCTGGACAGGGTTATGGAGGAGGCCGAAGAGCGGGCCGGTAAACTCAAGGGGAGAATAACATCCGACGGCCAAGTCATCTGA